The genomic region CCAATGCTATTGCCTTTTCTAATGTTGACATGTCAGGGCCTCACCTACTGTATAGCTTATCGGAGGGGTGTAAGCACTAATCTTGCATACTTCTCCGGGGTTTGGCGCGTTTTCGAGGTTGTCGAGGTCTGTAGTTTCTATATCGATCGTACATGGTCTAGCCATATTATATCTCTCCTGGCGGTTGATGTACAATAATAGAAAGTTCGTGTTTATAAAATTTGTTGTGTGGTATATTTTTATCTTGTATTTTATCCTTTTATTTGTAATCGTTAAGCCTGCCATCCCTGCCCGGGCACCGATATTTATGGCAAAAACTGGGAGCGATGGGTGCCCTGGGCAGGGATGGGTTATAGCCCCCAATTGTACAGGCGCATTATTGAGGATATGCTGGTATGCGCATGCACAATAAATAAAGGTAGCTTATAGTATATAAAATTAACTCATGACATAATTTATTGTTATATTATACGGCTATATACTGTATCTACGGAGAGACGCTGCTAAAAAGATAAAAATTAAAATAATGTATCTAGTCCGCATATTTTCTACTTCGTATAATATACGACGTATACGCCTTTAATTATTGGATATTGTGTGAGAAAGTCCGTCTCCCCTTCGTAAACTCCATACAGGTCAATAATGTCTCCCTCGATAAGTTTAGCCCCATAGTCAAATGAGATAAATTGCGGGTTATAATTATTAGTATGGGCGCTTAGCGGAGTATCGCTCATCAGGTTCGGATTAATATTTACATCATACGAGTAATGATTGCCAACTTTAACGGCACTCACCACATTTCCATGTATCATTATTAACTTGCCCTTATAGTCATCAGTATTTCTCATGAAATCTTCCCAATCGACTTTTTGTGCATTTGCTTTGATCTGTTCCACATCCCACGTGCTATACAGGTCGTAGCCGCTTAATGGCTTTGGCGTGGCCGTAGGTTTAAGCGTCTCGGTTGGTTTAATTGTGGGTGCGCTTGTGGGATAGCTCACGACAGGAACGCTATTATCATTACTACTATTATCGGATGAGCCTATTATCCCAAACGTGAAGATTGCACAGCAACTTCCTCCAATCACGATTACTAGCAGGATTATGAAGACGCCTGCTATTCCGAGGATCGCGGTTTTAAGGAATTTTCCCTTCTTTTTTTCCGGCGTGGATGCCGGCATATCGCTACTTGCTTCCATAATGTTCCTCCATCAGTCGGCATATTATGCCTAATTTTCGTGAACTGTCATTTTCATCTCCGGACAGTTCGTACAAATTGTATTAATAGATACATGATATATAAAGTTATCTTATAACTTAAAAAATTGTTACATATTTAAAATAAATGGATATTGTCTCAATTTGAAGAAAAGCCATCACATTTTTATCTCCAGTACCTTATAAGATGTGTTGTATCTGTGGTTACTAGAGGCTTATCCAGAAAAATTAATATCACATCAATGATGTGATGGACATTGAATATGCAATTAACGCTATCAAATAAAAAAATAGTCAATGCAAAGCCTTTTCTGAAATGGGCTGGAGGTAAAACGCAATTACTCGAAGAGCTTGATAAACGGTTGCCTGAAAAGCTCATTGAAGAGGGCGCTATCGAAAACTATGTTGAGCCTTTCGTCGGTGGTGGCGCCTTGTTCTTCTACCTAAAAAAGAAATATGATGTAAAAAGCGCTTACTTGTTAGATATAAACCCTGAATTGATTGTTAGCTATATAGCAATAAAAAGAAATAATAAAAAGGTAATACAAATTTTAAAAGATATGGAAAACGAGTATCTTAGAAAGACAAATGACGAAAGAAGTGAATTTTATTATCAGGTCAGAAGATCATTTAATAAAGAAGGTAAAGAGTTCGATTTTAAGCGCTATAACGCTAAATGGCCAGATAGAGCAGCTAAACTAATTTTTTTGAATAAAACTTGCTACAACGGACTTTTTAGGCAAAATAGCAAAGGCGAATTTAATGTTCCATTTGGTAGATATAATAATCCGACAATATGCGATGAAAATAATATAATTGAGGTTAGTAAAGCGCTTGAAGATACATCAATTATGTGTGCAGACTTTGAAGAATCTTCTAAATATATTAAGAAAGGGACTTTAGTATATCTTGATCCACCTTATCGCCCATTAACTGCTACATCTAGTTTCACAAATTATGCAAAAGATGGATTTACTGATGACGAACAGATACGGCTAGCCAAATTCTTTAGAAGAATGGACGAAAAAGGTGCTTATCTAATTCTTAGTAACTCGGATCCTAAAAACGAAAATCCGGAAGATCAATTTTTTGATGAGCTATATAAAGAATATCATATTGACAGGGTAATGGCTAATAGAATGATAAATTGCCAGGCTGATAAAAGAGGTTATATACAAGAATTAATAATAACTAATTACTAATGGGTGATTGTTATTATAAATAGAATGAAAAATAATAGTAATATTTCATTGGCTCCAACCAACTTTGAACCCGAGTTCACTACACTGTGGTCTTTTCCAGTACGGGGCAATTGGGCAACGCATTCGCCTGATTATAGAGGTAACTTTGCACCGCAGATAGCTAGAAATCTAATTTTAAAATATTCCAAGGAAGGCGATACCGTTTTAGATCCAATGGCCGGCGGTGGTACAACACTAATTGAAGCAAAACTACTAAATAGAAAAGGCATTGGCTTTGATATTAACCCTAAAGCAGTTGATATAACAATAAAGAACCTTAGATTCGAGTGTAATTCAAATTACGAGCCGAAAGTAAAAGTAGGCGATGTTAGAAATTTAAAGGAAATCCCTGATAGTAGTATAGACTTAATTATAACTCATCCACCATATTTAAATATAATAAAATATTCGGATGGGAAGATAGAAGGCGACCTCTCTAATATATCCAGCTTAAAAAAATTTTGTGATGAATTAGAGTTAGGAATTAAAGAATTTTATAGAGTCCTTAAAGAAGACTCATATTGTGCAATTTTAATTGGAGATACCAGGAGAGCAAAACATTATGTGCCCTTATCCTATTATGTTATGGAAAGATTTCTAGATAATGGATTTGTCCTTAAAGAAGACATAATTAAAGCTCAGCATAACTGTGAGTCAACACCTTACTGGAAATCAAAGGCTGAAAAGCTAAATATTTATTTAATCATGCATGAGCACCTATTTGTTTTTAGGAAGCCGAGTGAACATGAAAATTTAAGTAGACTAAGATATAGCAGAAAAATAAATTAATATTTTATTTATAAAATTTTAACTTTCTATATACCATAGTGATTTAAGGTTTACTTGGTATTTTCTACTTTTCTTATTTTCTTTATCCGTATATTGAGACCTTGGAGGTTGATACCTAGCCACGCTCATACACATATTGTCTATTTCCTTTGGATTGTCGATAAATTGTCGAACCCATCCTTGATAAAATAGGCTTTTGGGATCATAATTGCTATTCTGTGTATAATTTAATTCTTGCTCAATTAAAAATAATTGAGATAAGGAAGCTATTATCTTAATAGAATTAAGATAATACGGGAAATGCTCACTTTCTAGAGCTTTTATCTCTTCTATCGGATCATTGCCATAAAAAATATTATCAAAGGCTAATAATAACTTATTCTTTAAATCTGGCCTAGCTCTTACCCTTAAATTTAAGTCTATTAATACTCTAAGGTGGTTTGGCTTAAAATTTCGATAGTTATGGCTTAGCCAGATTTGAAAGTTTCTAGCTAAATCATAATCATTTTTCAAGGATTTTGGCATCTTAGAAGGACGTATTAAATATAATTCTGCGCCGTCATCGTCTTCACAAATAATAGTTTTATCGTCAAATTTAAGATTTTCAATTAATTTTATAACTTCATCTTTCCTCGTATTATAACACCAAAAAAAGTAAGTAGTTTTTTAATAATATAGCTATTGGTTATACTTCAATTTGATACTCTACTATTTTGATTACTTCACTTTCAATTTAAAGATAAGATAAAAATTCAAGAATTCTCTTTATACTAAAATGATACCTATATAAATGGTCTTGATTTATTTTCAGTCAGCTATTAGTTAACTATATTTACTATTAATAAGTATTAAAGTATTGTAGCATAAGAAATATCTAAATAAATAGTGAGGTATAAAATGGCGTTTATAAAAGTGATGAAAAATAGTAAAGGAAAGGAGTACTTCTTATGCACACTTAGCGTCAATAAGTGTGTGCTTAGCGAAAAAAATTGGAAGCGCGGCGATGAAGTTGACTTAATAACAAGTTATAGGTGGGCTGAAGGCATATATGGCCGAATTAGTGTAAGGCAATCAAGGACAAAGAAAGGAGAGTTTGAAGCTTATTTCCGCGAGGCAGGACCAGGAAAAATGCCAATAACTATAATAGCAAGCGGGAGCCTTAAAGAGGTTATACGAATAACAAATGAGAGATTTGGCCTTGAAAATTCTGTAGAATCATAATATGAATTAATTAAATAAAATTAAAAGATATTATAAATATTATAGTTTACTTTTAGTTAATCATTATGATCTCCTGAATTATAAGAAAAATAATATAAACCATGTATGAGCTTGAAATAAAAATAGTAAATCTGGTAATGTCGTCTAAAATGAAAAAGCAATTTTGACTTTATGCCATTTGAAAACACTATTCAAAAATAGGTTCTAATCTGTGCTAGCGTCTAGAGACTAAATGATGCTAAGAATTTTATCGAAGAAAAATTTTAATTAAAATTCCCACTTTATATTGTTTTATGATCTTTGAAGATAAATCCTTCTCCATCATCCTTGGCGACATCACCAAACAACGCGTTGACGCCATTGTGAATGCGGCCAATCCCACTTTGTTAGGTGGCGGCGGCGTTGACGGCGCGATACACGCTGCAGCGGGGCCTGGCCTGCTAGAAGAATGCAGAAAGCTCAAAGGATGCCAGACGGGCCAGGCAAAGCTCACAAGAGGCTACAACCTACCGGCAAAATACGTCATCCACACAGTCGGGCCCATATGGAAGGGCGGCAAAAGCGGCGAGCAAGAGCTGCTCGCGTCATGCTATCGAGAATGCTTCAGGCTGGCAGAGCAAAACGGCATACGCTCAATAGCGTTCCCCTCCATCAGCACAGGCGCCTACGGGTACCCCGTAGAAAAGGCGGCGCCAATCGCAATCAAAGAAATCATCACAGGGCTCAAGACAACAGCCGTCAACAAGGCCATAATGGTCTGCTTCAACAATAGCACATATAACGCATACATGTCAGCATACAAAAACGGTCCCTGGCATTAAGGGAAATAGGACCAACCCTATGAATATAAGATATCAGCAACACAGATAATTCCACAATGCTGGATTAAGGACAACGGGGGCCAAGAGGCGAGAATCCCCGCCATTTCGATGGCGGGAGGAAGCTGCCTAGATGGCTTTAGCTTTATTATGTAGTACAATATGGTACCATATTGTACCATGAATGATACAATAAAGATAATCCTTTATTCGTGGATGGACAGAAAAATCCCTGACATAGTTCCAAGGAAAGTGACACTGAAGGGCTACATTGATTCGACTCCAGGAAAGATACTGGTCATAACGGGATTCCGCAGATGCGGAAAGACTACATCGCACTCGATGAGATAAAGAGGCTACTAGAAAGCAAAAGCAGGAAAAAGGTAATCTACATAAATTTCGAGGATGAGCGGATACCACGAGACGAAATCCAGGACATGCCAGACTGGAGCAGGTGGCTCAGGAGGACGTATGACAGCTATGACATGCAAATAATCGTGACAGGCTCGAGCTCTAAGGTCTCCAGCAGCGAGATCCCCACCGAGCTTAGAGGCAGGTGCCTCGAGATAAGGGTATACCCGCTTTCCTTCAAGGAGTATCTTTCTTTTAAAGGGATACAGATAGACGTAAAAGCCGCCCAGTACTCAGAAAATGAGAGGGCGAAAACCGCGAGAGCCCTGGATGACTACCTGTATTATGGAGGGATGCCGGAGGTAGTCCTCGCCCCCGAAGAAAAAAAGATCGAGATACTCCAGCAATATTATAATACTGTCGTGTCAAAGGATATTTCCGAGCGCTTCAGGGTGAGGAACGATGAGGCCCTGAGAGCCTTGCTCCGCCTGCTAATAAACTCTACTCAATACTCGATAAGCAAGATGTACAATACCATGAAAAGCATGGGGTACGTGGTTGGAAAGACCAGCCTTGCGAACTATATTGGCTATATCGAGTCTTCCTATTTCCTGATAAGCATCCCCGTCCTTTCCCCGAAAATCAAGGAGCAGATGCAGTGCCCCAGGAAGGCGTACCTGATCGATAACGGCTTTATAAGCGCATTGTCCACGAGGTTTTCCAGGAATATGGGGAGACTATACGAGAACGCCGTAGCGCTCGAGCTCCTGAGAAGGTCCGGCCACGATACAGAGACATTTTACCGGAAGGATAGGTTTGGCAAGGAGGTGGATTTCGTCGTAAGGAGAGGTGATGTGGTTAGTGAGTTGATTCAGGTGTGCTATGATGTCGAGCACCCCGATACCAGGTTGAGGGAGGTGAACGCCCTGGCACGTGCCTCTGAAGAGCTGAAATGCGATGATATGAAGGTGATTACAAGTAGCTATGAGGGGGAAGAGCAAGTGAAGGGTAAGATTATAAGGTTCGTTCCGCTATGGAAATACCTGCTTGAATGAAAAGGCTTGAAGACTAAGAAGGCGAAGACAAAGTAAGCTTGTCCAGGATGCTTTTACTTCGGTTGCTTAGAGACCTTGACTTCCAAAAACTTAGAGACCTTAAATTTAAAAAATCCTTCGTGTGCTCGTGGCTTAGTGCGCTTTGTGTGAAATGCTTCGTGTCCTTAATGGCCTTTATAGTGTCTTCTTAAACTTTGAGGTCGTGGTATTACAAAGGTTTATTTAGGGTTGGCTATATATTTTTTTATATAATGTTTTGCGTTGAGAAGTATTATCGTGAGACCCTATATCGTAATTCCATTGCCATCATGCTAAACACGGTTGCTGGCTCGTTTTTCGGGCTCCTCTTCTGGATAGTGGCGGCGCGCACGATGCCCTCCAGGGATATTGGGCTGGCGACGGCCGTGATATCGGCAAGCACGCTCATCGTGACTTTATCAAGGCTCGGGATGGACTCGGGGCTAATCAGGTTTTTGCCCACATCCAATGATAAGGATGGGTTTTATAGTTCTACTCTGATTATTACGCTTATCGCCTCAATTCTTTTAACGATCACCTTTCTTATCGGCCTGGATTGGTTCTCTCCTTCTTTGTCTTTCATAAGGGAGGGCTTATTCCCTCTTATCATAATCATTTTTATCGCTCTAATGTCTCTCAATGGTATACAATATACGACGTTCATAGCTTTGAGGAGGGGCGGGATTTCTTTCATAAATAACTTACTATTGGGGCTACGGATACCGGCATTATATTTCCTCGCTTTTTTGGGATTGCTAGGAATATTCTCAGCATTCGAAGTAGCATATCTTATAACGTTTATTTTTGGCGTTTACATGATAAGTCGCCTTGGGGTGAAGTTCAAGTTCAAGCTTAGCGTGGATTCGACAAAGGAGTCCTTTTTGTTCTCGCTTGGCAATTACACGGCCGGAATATTCTCGATGATAGCCATTACAATAATACCGATACTAATAGTGAACTTGATCGGGGCGGAGAACTGCGCCTACTTCTACGTGGCATACTCGGTCTCAAGCTTACTGTTCATGATACCGGGCGCGACCTCCACGTCATTGTTCGTCGAAGGCTCCCACGATTTTCCGCTAAAAGAAAATGTGTTGAAGTCGCTAAAATTTTGCACGATATTGCTAATGCCTTCAATAATCATAATATTTTTATTCGGGGATAAAATATTGCTGCTCTTTAGTACAGAGTTCTCGGAACAATCATTCGAATTGCTCAAGCTACTGGCAATATCAAGCCTGTTCTCGACCATAGTTTCTGTTTATACGACAATTAAAAGGATACAAAAAGAAATCGGAATAATAAATTATATAAATATTATATCAAGTGTAATGCTAATTTCAGCTGGATCTATTTTAATGTTAAAATACGGGTTGATAGGCATTGGGTATGCATGGATAATAAGTAATATGATTGTTAGCATAGGCATATTGATTTTAATGATCAAAAAAGAAAAATGGTTTGATGGATTAAAACAATGTATAAGGTCAAAGGATAACAAAAAAATTATAAGAACTAAATCTTTATAATAGTTTATATTTATTGTTGGATGGGGGTAAATGAATCCTTTGATTGGAAAGCGTGTCATTATAACCGGGGGCGCGGGATTCATAGGCTCTAGCATAACAGAAGAGCTTTGCAATGAGAATGAAGTCATCGTAATAGATGACCTGTCAACTGGCCGCATTGAAAATATACAGCATCTTATTAAGTCTGAGAAAATAAAGTTCATCAAAGATACTATAACCAATATCGCCTTACTTAAACGCATATTCAAAGATGCAGACTATGTTTTTCATCAAGCAGCCATCCCGTCAGTTCCCCGCTCCATTTCAGACCCGATCTTAAGCAATGAGGCGGGGATAACAGGAACTCTCTGTGTTCTCGTTGCAGCCCACGATTGTGGAGTGAAAAAGGTAATATATGCATCCTCATCATCGGTATATGGGGATACTCCCACCCTCCCAAAACGTGAAAATATGGCCTCAAATCCTTTATCTCCATACGCATTGACTAAACTAGCCGGCGAACAATATTGCCGCATCTTCAATGAAATTTATGGCCTAAGCACCATATCCTTACGTTATTTCAACGTATATGGCCCTCGTCAGGACCCTGGATCGGAATACGCGGCAGTAATACCAGGATTCATCGCAAAAACGATAAAAGGAGAGCCTATCACGATATATGGGGATGGCGAGCAGACAAGGGACTTTACATATATAAAAGACGTAGTTCAAGCAAACATTAGGGCAGCCGAGTCCTCAGCTACGGGTTACTATAATATTGCGGGCGGAAAGCGCACATCCATAAATGAGCTTGCAGATACAATATGCAGGATTGTAGGACGTAAAGTCGAAATAAGATATGCTCCGCCACGGCCAGGCGATATAAAGCATTCTCTTGCAGACATAACAAAGGCAAAGGAAGCGTTTGGTTATGAGCCAAAATATGATCTGTGGAAAGGGCTTGAGGAAACGGTGGGATCTTTTAAATCAACAATGGGCGATTATAATGATGAATTGTTTAGATAGTGATAAAATTGAATGAAATCCTGATTGAAAAAATAAGGAATAGAAGCGCTAAGATTTGCATAGTTGGCCTTGGATACGTTGGATTGCCGACGGCAGTATTTTTCGCGGAAAAAGGGTTTCGCGTAATTGGATGCGATATTAAGGAGTCTTTTGTTGAGCTTGTTAACTCTGGTAATAGTCCGCTAGAAGATTTAGAGCTGGGCGATAGAATTGCAAAGGCCGTGAGTTCGGGCGCATTTTTTGCGACCACTAATACAAGAGAGGCAGTGGAAAAAAACGATATAATTCTTATTATCGTTCCTACTCCGACTGGAGATGGGTTCGAACCGGACCTCTCATATATAATATCGGCAGGCGAATCCGTGGCAAAGGGGCTTCACAGGGGTCATCTCGTGATTTTAGAATCAACAGTTTATCCTGGAGTAACCGAAGAAGTTCTCAAGCCTATACTGGAAAAATCAGGATTAAAGGCAGGAGTAGACTTTGGGCTTGCATATTGCCCGGAAAGGTACAATCCTGGCGATGAAGAGCACACGATAGATAAGGTGACGCGCGTCCTGGGCTCTACCGATAAGCAATGGGCTGAGACTGCAGCGGAACTTTATCGATGCATAACCAATGTGTACCCTGTTGCTAACATAAAAACGGCAGAAATGGCGAAAATCATCGAAAATGCGCAGCGTGACCTCAACATCGCATTGATGAATGAGATAGCGCTAATCTGCGAAAGAATGGGGCTTGACGTGATGGAAGTTATAAAGGCGGCGGCGACCAAATGGAATTTCCACGTATATTATCCAGGCGCAGGAGTTGGAGGCCATTGCCTGCCAAAGGACCCATGGTATCTTGTAAAGGCTGCAGAGAAGCATGGCTACCACGCGGAAGTGATAACTGCCGGGAGGCGAATCAACGACTACATGCCGCGCCACATGTTTGAATTGCTTGTCAAGGCCATGAACCGTGCCGGGAAGCCCATAAAAGGCTCTAAGATCGTCGTGCTCGGCCTTTCATACAAGGAAAATATTGGAGATATAAGGAACTCTCCATCGGGAATTCTCATAAAAGAGGTCAAAGAAATGGGGGGAATTGTCTACTCCGTTGACCAGTATATAGACGAAAAGACTGCAGCTCACGAGTTTAAGGTTGATAAGCATTTTCAGAAGCCCGATAGCGTCTTCCTGGATGCGGACGCAATTGTGCTGATGACGGCACATAAA from Methanocella conradii HZ254 harbors:
- a CDS encoding DNA adenine methylase; translation: MQLTLSNKKIVNAKPFLKWAGGKTQLLEELDKRLPEKLIEEGAIENYVEPFVGGGALFFYLKKKYDVKSAYLLDINPELIVSYIAIKRNNKKVIQILKDMENEYLRKTNDERSEFYYQVRRSFNKEGKEFDFKRYNAKWPDRAAKLIFLNKTCYNGLFRQNSKGEFNVPFGRYNNPTICDENNIIEVSKALEDTSIMCADFEESSKYIKKGTLVYLDPPYRPLTATSSFTNYAKDGFTDDEQIRLAKFFRRMDEKGAYLILSNSDPKNENPEDQFFDELYKEYHIDRVMANRMINCQADKRGYIQELIITNY
- a CDS encoding TRM11 family SAM-dependent methyltransferase, with the protein product MKNNSNISLAPTNFEPEFTTLWSFPVRGNWATHSPDYRGNFAPQIARNLILKYSKEGDTVLDPMAGGGTTLIEAKLLNRKGIGFDINPKAVDITIKNLRFECNSNYEPKVKVGDVRNLKEIPDSSIDLIITHPPYLNIIKYSDGKIEGDLSNISSLKKFCDELELGIKEFYRVLKEDSYCAILIGDTRRAKHYVPLSYYVMERFLDNGFVLKEDIIKAQHNCESTPYWKSKAEKLNIYLIMHEHLFVFRKPSEHENLSRLRYSRKIN
- a CDS encoding O-acetyl-ADP-ribose deacetylase is translated as MIFEDKSFSIILGDITKQRVDAIVNAANPTLLGGGGVDGAIHAAAGPGLLEECRKLKGCQTGQAKLTRGYNLPAKYVIHTVGPIWKGGKSGEQELLASCYRECFRLAEQNGIRSIAFPSISTGAYGYPVEKAAPIAIKEIITGLKTTAVNKAIMVCFNNSTYNAYMSAYKNGPWH
- a CDS encoding ATP-binding protein, giving the protein MRKDYIALDEIKRLLESKSRKKVIYINFEDERIPRDEIQDMPDWSRWLRRTYDSYDMQIIVTGSSSKVSSSEIPTELRGRCLEIRVYPLSFKEYLSFKGIQIDVKAAQYSENERAKTARALDDYLYYGGMPEVVLAPEEKKIEILQQYYNTVVSKDISERFRVRNDEALRALLRLLINSTQYSISKMYNTMKSMGYVVGKTSLANYIGYIESSYFLISIPVLSPKIKEQMQCPRKAYLIDNGFISALSTRFSRNMGRLYENAVALELLRRSGHDTETFYRKDRFGKEVDFVVRRGDVVSELIQVCYDVEHPDTRLREVNALARASEELKCDDMKVITSSYEGEEQVKGKIIRFVPLWKYLLE
- a CDS encoding lipopolysaccharide biosynthesis protein, with protein sequence MFCVEKYYRETLYRNSIAIMLNTVAGSFFGLLFWIVAARTMPSRDIGLATAVISASTLIVTLSRLGMDSGLIRFLPTSNDKDGFYSSTLIITLIASILLTITFLIGLDWFSPSLSFIREGLFPLIIIIFIALMSLNGIQYTTFIALRRGGISFINNLLLGLRIPALYFLAFLGLLGIFSAFEVAYLITFIFGVYMISRLGVKFKFKLSVDSTKESFLFSLGNYTAGIFSMIAITIIPILIVNLIGAENCAYFYVAYSVSSLLFMIPGATSTSLFVEGSHDFPLKENVLKSLKFCTILLMPSIIIIFLFGDKILLLFSTEFSEQSFELLKLLAISSLFSTIVSVYTTIKRIQKEIGIINYINIISSVMLISAGSILMLKYGLIGIGYAWIISNMIVSIGILILMIKKEKWFDGLKQCIRSKDNKKIIRTKSL
- a CDS encoding SDR family oxidoreductase, whose amino-acid sequence is MNPLIGKRVIITGGAGFIGSSITEELCNENEVIVIDDLSTGRIENIQHLIKSEKIKFIKDTITNIALLKRIFKDADYVFHQAAIPSVPRSISDPILSNEAGITGTLCVLVAAHDCGVKKVIYASSSSVYGDTPTLPKRENMASNPLSPYALTKLAGEQYCRIFNEIYGLSTISLRYFNVYGPRQDPGSEYAAVIPGFIAKTIKGEPITIYGDGEQTRDFTYIKDVVQANIRAAESSATGYYNIAGGKRTSINELADTICRIVGRKVEIRYAPPRPGDIKHSLADITKAKEAFGYEPKYDLWKGLEETVGSFKSTMGDYNDELFR
- a CDS encoding nucleotide sugar dehydrogenase; amino-acid sequence: MIKLNEILIEKIRNRSAKICIVGLGYVGLPTAVFFAEKGFRVIGCDIKESFVELVNSGNSPLEDLELGDRIAKAVSSGAFFATTNTREAVEKNDIILIIVPTPTGDGFEPDLSYIISAGESVAKGLHRGHLVILESTVYPGVTEEVLKPILEKSGLKAGVDFGLAYCPERYNPGDEEHTIDKVTRVLGSTDKQWAETAAELYRCITNVYPVANIKTAEMAKIIENAQRDLNIALMNEIALICERMGLDVMEVIKAAATKWNFHVYYPGAGVGGHCLPKDPWYLVKAAEKHGYHAEVITAGRRINDYMPRHMFELLVKAMNRAGKPIKGSKIVVLGLSYKENIGDIRNSPSGILIKEVKEMGGIVYSVDQYIDEKTAAHEFKVDKHFQKPDSVFLDADAIVLMTAHKEFEKMDFGLIKKEMRVNPVIVDGRMIYQPKEVKKKGFIYEVIGGGL